The sequence ACAAGTGAATACCGCCATCCGCAAGCATCTCCAGGCCAAAAATCTGGCCGTGGCGATTGTCACAGACGATGGCGCGCGGCTGCGCGAGCAACTGCTGTCTGGAAAGTCCACTCCGTTGGTGTACGACACCGAAGGAACTGCCGCCGATATCCTGGCCGAGGACAAAGAAATTGCCGTTTGGCCGCTGACAATCAATGTCGAACGTTTGCGTGTCGTGCCAGCCAAAGACCTATTCCAGGAATGAAGAACGCTGGGGAACCGGTGATCGTCCCTGGGATTCTCGCACAAGTCGTTCATTTGCTTCCGGGTGAGTAGCCGAGACGCGTCTCGAGCCGTGCTTTAACGTCCGGCCATTCATCGTTCGTGACGCTATACATCACGGTATCCCGGACGTAGCCGTCGGGCATGACCATGTGCTTGCGTAGAATTCCCTCGCGAATCGCGCCCAGCTTTTCAATTGCACGTTGGCTCTGCATGTTGCGGCCGTCGGTTTTGAGTTGCACACGAAGGGCATTTTGATCCTCAAAGGCATGCCGCAACAGCAGGTATT is a genomic window of Pirellulales bacterium containing:
- a CDS encoding GNAT family protein, which gives rise to MTSYLDIRAKDHGLEIGFTWLTKSLHGTPVNPECKYLLLRHAFEDQNALRVQLKTDGRNMQSQRAIEKLGAIREGILRKHMVMPDGYVRDTVMYSVTNDEWPDVKARLETRLGYSPGSK